A segment of the Malaclemys terrapin pileata isolate rMalTer1 chromosome 1, rMalTer1.hap1, whole genome shotgun sequence genome:
GCAGAaccgctgtagcattttaaatgtaaacaacccttcaagcagatcttccagaaaaacatccagtctggatGTGCCAACATGGGGAATTGGAGAATCCAACACTTCCCTTCTCAGTGTGTCCCAAAGGTTAATCACCATCAGTGCTAAATATTTGACCCTAATTTCAAGTTGGAATTtacctggcttcagcttccagcccttaGGACTCGCTCCACCTTTGTCTGGTAGATTACATGATTGTCTCACCATGAAAGTCTCCACTTGATAATATTTTTGATAAGTTAAGAGCTCTATACCTTCAAGTCTAATGGTCTGTCTTTTTCTCTATCCTCCAAGAATTTTTGTGGGTCGTTCCTGCACCCTCTCCaagttttcaacatcttttttcaaatgtggaccccagaactggatgcagtttATTTCACCAATCGCATGTGCACAGGTaaaatccttcccctgctccaattCACCAACTCAGTATTTTCCACTACTAAATCAAATGCCTCAAAGAAATTAAGGTTTGTTGCATCTGCGTCGTTCCTTTGATCCACCAAATGTGTACCCTTGCTCAACCAATGTGTACTCTCATGAAAGGATGAAATCAGGTTTATTTGACAAGATCTGTTTTGCATAAACCCTGTTGGTGAATGGCATTACTTACAAATCAAGACTTTTTTTAACTAATCCCATACCCGCTTTTCCATTGTTTCTTAACCTTgtcaattcttttattaaaaaaactttccttttatatttcagtattttacatttaacacaggaaTTGACATAAATATTTTCGAGGATTTATCTTGttgttaatatatttaataaactcCTTTTTGTGATCCATAGCCCTGCAATACATGGCGTTTTCCCTGATGTCTTAACGTTTCTTATCATTTTTCTTATCTTCTGATTTCTATTGTTGGCTAgctattttccctttttcctctttGTTACATATTGCTTCCCTCCCTCTAATTTTTGCCTTCACTTTAGCACTAAACTGAGTTTTTACCCAAAGTTGCTCACTTTGTTGACTCTGGAATCGTGAGTTTTCTGATATCTAATAAAATGTTATCAAAGAATTACcaatattcattcatatttttctgtctaaatttttcctcccaatcagttTTGCTGACAATTTTCCTCAGCTTTAGGGAATTAGTCCTCTTGGAGCACTAAGTGTGTATAGATAGTACTGGTTGGGAACTGTCCATTTGAATGTAAAtcagtttctttttttattttcttctcctaTATCATGTGGTCTCTTCTTTGTCTCTTGTATAAACTAAAGAGTCCCAGACTTTTAGCTCCTTAACAGAGActgggtgaccaaaactgaacacattCCCGAACATGTTATGCTCCATCCCATATCTTACGGATCTGagcatttcttttattttgtccACTACTGTGACTGAGCAGGTGTTTTTCTTGAGCTGCTATCAATGGTGTCCAGGTCTTTTCCCTGAGGTGTGTTCTGGTTGGGATGTTTCTCTCAGCACATATTTCTGcaaaactttgtttttttcccctctctgattTCGAGGAACTAGATGAATGGCGGAACTCCCTTCATTATGGACTCCGTATCCTGATTCTCATTGCATTAAGGAACAATGATGGATAACCAGTATCCACACTTGTGTTTTGTGCTGGTGCCTCTTAAGGTTCCCCCACCACAACGTGTACGAATTATTAATGCAGGGAGCACAATACAAATATGGAATTGGATTTAGTAGGGTAATTATTCATCATTATTTTCTCTGAATAGTGAAAATGTCATATTTCAGGGTGTGAAGAGTGATCAATCTGCTTCTACCACGAGAACAGCCTCCACTACTGCATGCAGTGTATCATATTAACATTGTCTTTCCATGCAGGCATTTCAACTGTGACCATCACCCGAGATCCTGGGAACACACAGAAAGTCAGGGGAGCATACGGTAAATGCAGAAGACACTCTTATGCCTCAGAGTTGGACACTTTCTCCCCTACgccatgtcagattccaacacaaccaacttcaccaacccctccaccttcatcctgctgggcattcctggcctggaggcagcccatATCTGGATCTCCATTCCCTTCTGTGCTATGTACGTCATAGCCTtgttggggaacttcaccatcctgttcatcgtGAAGAGGGAGCCCAGCCTCCATGGGCCGATgttctatttcctctgcatgctggccatcaGCGACCTGGTCATGTCCACATCCACCCTTCCCAAAATGcagagcatcttctggttcaattccagggagatcagttttagtgcctgcctcacccagatgtattTCGTTCACTGCTTCTCAGGGATTGAGTCTGGAATCCTcgtggccatggcttttgatcgctacgtggccatctgcaATCCTCTGAGAtattccaccatcctgacaaacccTGTGGTGGCCAAGATCGGCTCGGCTGTGGTGCTGCGCAGTGGCATACTCGCATTACCCTATCCCTTCCTGGCGAGGCgttggccatattgcagaaccaacatcatccctCACTTCTATTGTCAGCATATAActgtggtgaagctggcctgcgcTGACATCCGCATCAGTAGTTACTATGGCCTGTTTGATCTTCTCACTGTGATTGGAATGGATACATTTTTTATCGCCATGTCCTATACTCTGATCCTCCGGGCCATCTTCcgcctccccacaaaggatgcccgGCTCAAAACTTTTGGGACCTGCATCTCTCATGTTTGTGCCATCTTAGCTTTGTACATCTCAGATTTATTTTCCTCTCTCATGGTGCGGTTTGGCCACAATCTGCCACTGCACGTCCTCATTCTCATTACCGGTGTGTACCACCTCATTCCCCCGGTGCTGCACCCCGTCATTTacggggtgaggaccaaacagatccggggCAGGCTGCTCCAGCTTTTTACTCATAAAAATAACTAAATGTTTTCTCCTTGTTCTCTGGCTCTCAGAttgagctctgtgcagagctggctggtccATGGTGCTGGGACCTCTTCCCTGAATCACTTActggacagacagagagacatTAAACCCTTCCCTGTCCTTACTGTGCTGTGTCAATGTGATGAACTGGGGAGTCAATCTATGTACACTACActgggttgccacctttctaattgctggtagcCGGATCCCTGAAATTGCAATCTTGCCTCACCTCTTCTGTCAAGCCTCGACCCTGCTGTGTgtcttctccccaaggccctgcccctgtcacTTTCTCCTGTCTTCCTCTCCCCTTGTCAGCGGCGACCCAGTCATCTCTAAAACCAATATGTTCTCACATCTGGCTAGTCACTTAAGCTTtaaatttttaatgtttattcttactttgttactaactctgtgGAGGTAGAGTCcccatcaggactcctggctgacaaagccctggctgggatgatttagttggggaatggtcctgctttgagcagggggttggactagatgacctcctgggttCCTTTCCAATGCTGATAtgctatggttctatgattcctgggatctatctcagctctgggagaggtGTGGGGTATAGTGTGTTACAGCAGGAGGCAGATACATCTGGGGTCTAACTAAGCAGATCAGAATGGCCATTCCGGGTAAAACCAATGGTTTatgtagcccagtagcctgtcttctgacagtgcccagtgccaggtgcttcagagggattgAACAGAACATGGCGATCACCATGTGATTCCTGTGGAACAGGTCAGCAGaagggggcagaagccctgaatCTGGGCAGTCTCAGACTCAGCTGGCAGGAGTTCAAGCCTCCTGCCCCAGTAGGAGCgtctggaggaggggaagagcccaggctgCCCCGGATGGAGTGGCAGAAGAATCTGCAATTCCGGCTGCCCTGAGCCctagctgcagccacagagcggaggcggggggagagaagCCCTACTCATTTCTGTCTCCTCTACCTTCCATACTGCTGCCAACCAGGGGTTGTCTCATTTCCCCGGTCCTTAGATGAACCTCAGGGGGTAGTTTTTATGTCTCCTCTCCCGGATCCTTTAGGGGCTCctcacttccctcctctcccttacCCTTTCTGGAGATATAGGCAGGTTCGTGGCACCACTGGTATCGTCGCCGCACTGGTGGTCTGCTCCCTCTATGCCCATTTCCGTGGGCTACAGGATCGTAACAGGGGCCCCACCAGAGGATCATCATGGGTCCACGACATCGTCCCACACTGTTTTATGGGATGAGCTTCACCGTTTTCTGGTGGACATCCGGGATTTCAAGGCTAAGGTGAAGCTCCCTCTCCAGCATTGGGGAGACTTCCATCTCGTCTTCTGGGCCATGAGGGCTCTCTTGGAGGAGTGGCAGGGAATGGTgtagacgatggtgtagagaggaggggtttagatttattaggaactggggaaacctatgggatagggggagcctctacaggaaggatgggctccacctaaaccaaagtgaatccagattgctggcactaaacattaaaatcttgcagagcagtttttaatctaaaagatgggggaaagccgactgttGCAGCGGAGCACGTGGATccgacagagacttctcttagaggagagtctattgatagagattctgtaggttcTAGttaggaggagaggatggaagaggataaactatgggccagatcagatgataaacattcagataaaaaagaatctgacacatcagaaaagggcagacaaataaacagtgacaagtttttaaagtgcttgtacacaaatactagaagtctaaatattaagATGGGTGACCTACAGTGCCTCTCGtgaaaggaggatattgatataataggcatcacagaaacctggtggagtggggacaatcaatgggacacaatcattccggggtacaaaatatattgaaggacagaacaggtcctgcggggaggcgggggcgggggagtggcaatatatgtgaaagaaaatgaggAATCAAAGTAAAAATcgtaaatgaatccacatattcCATAGCATCTCTATGGCTAGTAATTACATGCTCTAATAAGAACTTAACATTAGGGATCTactatcgaccacctgaccaggacagtgatagtgactatgaaatgctaagggaaattagagaggctatcaaaattaagaactcaataatagtgggggatttcaattatccccatattgtctgggaacatgtcacctaaggacaaaatgcagagaacaAATTTCTCAAtgctttaaatgactgcttcatggagcagttggtatgggaacccacaaggggagaggcaactctccattttgtcctgagtggagtgcaggatcgGGTCCCAGAGGTAACtgtaacaggactgcttggaaaaagtgaccataacataataaTGGGAGTTGCTGAGGTCATGCCAGATCGCCTGCTGCACTTCCAGGCCTGTGTGGAGAGGCTGAATCTGTTCAATGTCGAACCCGTGAATGCAGACCCGGTGTGGGTGTGTTTCTATCAGCAGGAGTGTGCCTTCCTCAGCACTTTGGATCCTCACAAGTGCCTGGGCCTTGTTGGGGATTTTAATACCATCTTTGAGGACCAGAATCGCACAGGGATTGAGAGCGGCCAGGCTGCTGCAGGCATCCTCAGAGAGATCGTCAAGCATCACTCCCTGCTGGATGTCTTGCATGACCAACACCCAGATGAGAATTCCATCTTTACCTACGTTCCCGAGGAGGTCAATCGGTTGCACCACTCCTGGTTGGATGGCATGTATGTACTTTGTTTCCATCTTGTccaggcccactcctccagcatttGACTGGCCCAGTTCTCGCCCACCATTTAGTGGCCACGATGGCCTCTTTCATCTCGGAGCTCACCTGGGGCTGTTCACCCTTCAGACCCTCCTGTACATACTCCAAGAGGTGGGGCCACCTTATTGCCTACTGCTCAGGTTTTCCTTGAACGAGTCCTACAAGAgggtgctccccaccccccctcaccccaataCCTCTGGAATTCTTGATTGGGCTTCAGCCCATGAGGCCCCCTGGTTCCCTCCCTTTCATAGCCCGAACCAGCTGAACACCCTGCAGCTGGTTCACTTCTGAATTCCACCAAGGGAAAAACTTTACATGCTCCCGCTCCAAACACTTCACTTCCTTAGATGCCCTGATACCAAGTGGCAGGACCTAGTACCACCTTCAGAGGGTGACCAACTCCGGTGGGCCACAAAGTACTCCACCCTGATCCCATTGCCCACTGGGGATATCGGTTgatggctccttcatggagccatgaGCACAGGCATGTACATGGCACAGTTCACCCCCATTCCAGATGCCTGCCCTTTTGTGGCATGAGGCAGACCCTGGCACACGCCTATCTAGAATGTGcaaggttgcagcccctattccaactcctccACTACTTCAACGGGAGGTTCTGACTGCACTTTTCCCTACACCCTTTCATACATGCTACCTGCTTTAGCTCAACATCCAGGATGTGGCCTGTGGGTCACTTGTGTTACAAGTGAAATATACTCTAATATAAATCTGTAAacttattaataaaacaaaaaatcaaacccataagaaaatgAGAATCttataagaaaatatatatagGCACCAAGTAGGCTAGACTGTAGGTTACCATAGCTGCAGGCTGCTAGTTGGTAATGGCCAGGGACTTAGAATTGATAGAGAGAGGGAGGCACGTGAATGTGTGGGAGGGTCAACTTACAAAGGAAGGAGAGAGCTGGACCTAAATGCACCGggaaagagcgagagagagagagagagagagagagagagagagatgggacaAAACCCACTAGAACAGGGACTCCCTCTCTCTGCCGTTCTGGGGAGCCTTTTCCAAGGGAGACACAAACTCATTCCCTGACCCCAAACAGGCACTGTGTGTGCCAGAAACATTTCCTTCAGGGTAACCCAGATGGATCAGTTCTGGAACGAGCGCACTTGGGGAATCATAGATGGCAGAGAAGCCATATTTGGGTGAAGAAAATAACTTGTGGCACTTTCCTGGCGTCGCCCATTCCCCTTCCACATCGGTGTAGCAACTTGAAGTTTGTTGTCACAGCCCTGCTCAAGCTCATACACCTGGACACTCACCAGTTAAG
Coding sequences within it:
- the LOC128845837 gene encoding olfactory receptor 52E4-like, which codes for MSDSNTTNFTNPSTFILLGIPGLEAAHIWISIPFCAMYVIALLGNFTILFIVKREPSLHGPMFYFLCMLAISDLVMSTSTLPKMQSIFWFNSREISFSACLTQMYFVHCFSGIESGILVAMAFDRYVAICNPLRYSTILTNPVVAKIGSAVVLRSGILALPYPFLARRWPYCRTNIIPHFYCQHITVVKLACADIRISSYYGLFDLLTVIGMDTFFIAMSYTLILRAIFRLPTKDARLKTFGTCISHVCAILALYISDLFSSLMVRFGHNLPLHVLILITGVYHLIPPVLHPVIYGVRTKQIRGRLLQLFTHKNN